A window of Mycolicibacterium fluoranthenivorans contains these coding sequences:
- a CDS encoding hemerythrin domain-containing protein has protein sequence MNSSPKSAQQSTEPDLSGITMAHRAMINDVGRLAELLAAVAGGAHTCAHPKDVTRYLHLLCESIHHHHTVEDEVLWPIVTASAGSFVDLSELTDDHAALVPRLDRITSLATAFGKVPGPATAAPLATALADLHQLVCEHIADEERDVFGVIRRHVSVTDWAVVEKAAQRAGRMSFDGPRIVGAATEAEYAQLAAEANPLLLGFIKLMSRRHKRFERRVFG, from the coding sequence ATGAACAGCTCACCAAAATCCGCGCAACAGAGCACCGAACCCGACCTGTCCGGCATCACCATGGCCCACCGCGCCATGATCAATGACGTCGGCCGGCTCGCCGAACTGCTGGCCGCGGTGGCCGGCGGGGCCCACACCTGCGCTCATCCGAAGGACGTCACCCGCTACCTCCACCTGCTGTGCGAATCCATCCACCATCACCACACCGTCGAGGACGAGGTGCTGTGGCCGATCGTCACGGCCTCGGCGGGCAGTTTCGTCGATCTGTCCGAACTCACCGACGACCATGCCGCCCTGGTCCCCAGACTGGACCGCATCACCTCGCTGGCCACGGCCTTCGGGAAGGTGCCCGGCCCGGCGACGGCGGCACCGCTGGCCACCGCGCTGGCCGACCTGCACCAACTGGTGTGCGAACACATCGCCGACGAGGAGCGTGACGTCTTCGGCGTGATCCGCCGGCATGTGTCGGTCACCGACTGGGCCGTCGTGGAGAAGGCGGCCCAGCGCGCCGGGCGGATGTCCTTCGACGGACCGCGCATCGTCGGCGCGGCAACCGAGGCGGAGTACGCGCAGCTGGCGGCGGAGGCGAATCCGCTGCTCCTCGGGTTCATCAAGCTGATGTCGCGGCGCCACAAGCGCTTTGAACGCAGAGTGTTCGGTTAA
- the pgm gene encoding phosphoglucomutase (alpha-D-glucose-1,6-bisphosphate-dependent), giving the protein MAPNPRAGKPADPSDLIDIAHVVTAYYTVLPDPDDIAQQVVFGTSGHRGSSLDGAFNEAHILATTQAIVEYRTAQGTTGPLFIGRDTHALSEPAWASALEVLAANDVVAMIDAADRYTPTPAVSHAILTFNRGRDTDLADGIVVTPSHNPPRDGGFKYNPPNGGPADTDATGWIANRANEILREGIKSVKRVPLSRALQIAQRHDYLNAYIEDLPNVVDLHAIRAQGIRIGADPLGGASVDYWGAIAERHQLDLTVVNPLVDATWRFMTLDTDGKIRMDCSSPNAMASLIANRDLYQIATGNDADSDRHGIVTPDGGLLNPNHFLAVAIDYLYTHRPSWPGSTAVGKTAVSSSIIDRVVAGLGRKLVEVPVGFKWFVDGLISGSIGFGGEESAGASFLRTDGSTWTTDKDGIILALLASEILAVTGSTPSQRYAELADKYGAPTYARIDAPADREQKARLSKLSADQVSATELAGEPITAKLTTAPGNGAPLGGLKVTTENAWFAARPSGTEDVYKIYAESFKGAEHLAQVQQAAKDVVNAVIA; this is encoded by the coding sequence ATGGCCCCCAATCCACGCGCCGGCAAGCCGGCCGATCCGTCCGACCTCATCGACATCGCACACGTGGTGACGGCGTACTACACCGTCTTGCCGGATCCCGACGACATCGCCCAGCAGGTCGTGTTCGGGACGTCCGGCCATCGCGGTTCCAGCCTGGACGGCGCGTTCAACGAGGCCCACATCCTGGCCACCACGCAGGCCATCGTCGAGTACCGCACGGCGCAGGGCACCACCGGGCCGCTGTTCATCGGCCGCGACACCCACGCCTTGAGCGAACCGGCGTGGGCGTCTGCGCTGGAGGTGCTGGCCGCCAACGACGTGGTCGCGATGATCGACGCCGCCGACCGCTACACCCCGACGCCGGCCGTCAGCCACGCCATCCTCACCTTCAACCGCGGCCGGGACACCGACCTGGCCGACGGTATCGTCGTCACCCCGTCGCACAACCCGCCCCGCGACGGCGGATTCAAGTACAACCCGCCCAACGGCGGGCCGGCGGATACCGATGCCACCGGCTGGATTGCCAATCGCGCGAACGAGATCCTGCGCGAGGGCATCAAGTCGGTGAAGCGGGTGCCGCTGTCGCGAGCGTTGCAGATCGCGCAGCGCCACGATTACCTGAACGCCTATATCGAGGACCTGCCCAATGTGGTGGACCTGCACGCCATCCGCGCCCAGGGCATTCGCATCGGCGCCGATCCACTCGGCGGGGCCAGTGTGGACTACTGGGGTGCCATCGCCGAACGGCACCAGCTGGACCTGACGGTGGTGAACCCGCTGGTCGACGCCACCTGGCGGTTCATGACGCTGGACACCGACGGCAAGATCCGGATGGACTGCAGCTCGCCCAACGCGATGGCCTCGCTCATCGCCAACCGCGACCTCTATCAGATCGCCACCGGCAACGACGCCGACTCGGACCGGCACGGCATCGTCACCCCCGACGGCGGCCTGCTCAACCCGAATCACTTCCTGGCCGTGGCCATCGACTACCTGTACACGCACCGGCCGTCGTGGCCGGGTTCGACGGCGGTCGGTAAGACGGCCGTCAGCTCGTCGATCATCGACCGGGTGGTGGCGGGATTGGGCCGCAAGCTGGTCGAGGTACCGGTCGGGTTCAAATGGTTCGTCGACGGGTTGATCAGCGGCTCAATCGGATTCGGCGGCGAGGAGAGCGCCGGGGCGTCGTTCCTGCGTACCGACGGCTCGACCTGGACCACCGACAAGGATGGCATCATCCTGGCCCTGCTGGCTTCGGAGATCCTGGCGGTCACCGGTTCCACCCCGTCGCAGCGCTACGCGGAGCTGGCCGACAAGTACGGTGCGCCGACCTATGCCCGCATCGATGCGCCCGCCGACCGGGAGCAGAAGGCGCGGTTGTCGAAGTTGTCGGCCGACCAGGTCAGCGCGACGGAGTTGGCCGGTGAACCGATCACCGCGAAGCTGACCACGGCGCCGGGCAACGGGGCGCCGCTGGGCGGGTTGAAGGTGACCACCGAGAACGCCTGGTTCGCGGCCCGGCCGTCGGGCACCGAGGACGTCTACAAGATCTATGCCGAGTCGTTCAAGGGGGCCGAGCATCTGGCGCAGGTGCAGCAGGCGGCCAAGGACGTGGTGAACGCCGTCATCGCCTGA
- a CDS encoding MFS transporter encodes MSSVTEDDCKQRLPGEVWVLITANAVIALGYGVVSPVLPQYARNFGVSISAATFVITAFALMRLCAAPASGLFVQKLGERRVYLSGLLIVAVSTGVCAFAQTYWQLLLFRSLGGFGSAMFTVSSLGLMIRISPPDARGRVAGMFSSAFLVGSVGGPVLGALTAGLGLSAPFAIYGVALVVAAGVVWVSLRHSPLGAPADHSGPTVTVRDVLGNRAYLAALFSNFATGWSVFGLRIALVPLFVTEVLHRGPRMAGLALAVFAIGNVSAVIPSGYLSDRVGRRVPLITGLAISGVATLLVGLASSLTLFMAAAFVAGAAAGVFTSPQQAAVADIIGSKARAGTAVATYQMMSDVGAIAGSLVVGQIAQYLSFGSAFVISGVILLIAALGWAFAPETRQMTSQAHTPARPLGPEAGGELP; translated from the coding sequence GTGAGTTCTGTTACGGAGGACGACTGTAAGCAGCGGCTACCCGGTGAAGTGTGGGTGCTGATCACCGCCAACGCGGTCATCGCCCTCGGGTATGGCGTGGTTTCTCCCGTCCTTCCGCAATACGCCCGCAACTTCGGCGTCAGCATCAGCGCCGCGACCTTCGTTATCACCGCGTTCGCGCTGATGCGGCTGTGCGCGGCGCCGGCCAGCGGCCTCTTCGTGCAGAAGCTGGGGGAGCGGCGCGTCTACCTGAGCGGCCTGCTGATCGTCGCGGTGTCCACCGGGGTGTGCGCCTTCGCGCAGACCTACTGGCAGCTGCTGCTGTTCCGCTCGCTGGGCGGGTTCGGGTCGGCGATGTTCACGGTGTCCTCGCTCGGTCTGATGATCCGGATCTCACCGCCGGACGCCCGCGGCCGGGTGGCGGGGATGTTCTCCAGCGCTTTCCTGGTCGGGTCGGTCGGCGGACCGGTGCTCGGCGCGTTGACCGCAGGGCTCGGGCTGTCTGCGCCGTTCGCGATCTACGGGGTGGCGTTGGTGGTGGCGGCCGGGGTGGTCTGGGTCAGCCTGCGACACTCGCCGCTGGGGGCGCCGGCCGACCACAGCGGACCGACGGTGACGGTGCGCGATGTGCTCGGCAACCGCGCCTACCTGGCGGCCCTGTTCTCGAACTTCGCGACCGGGTGGTCGGTGTTCGGTCTGCGGATCGCGTTGGTTCCGCTGTTCGTGACCGAGGTGCTGCATCGCGGGCCGCGGATGGCCGGGCTGGCGTTGGCGGTGTTCGCCATCGGGAACGTCTCGGCGGTGATTCCCAGCGGTTACCTCTCCGATCGGGTGGGCCGTCGGGTGCCGTTGATCACGGGGCTGGCGATCTCCGGGGTGGCGACCCTGTTGGTCGGGCTGGCGTCCTCGCTGACGCTGTTCATGGCGGCCGCGTTCGTCGCCGGGGCCGCGGCGGGCGTGTTCACCTCGCCGCAGCAGGCTGCGGTGGCCGACATCATCGGCAGCAAGGCGCGGGCCGGCACGGCGGTGGCGACCTATCAGATGATGTCCGACGTGGGGGCCATCGCCGGATCCCTGGTGGTCGGGCAGATCGCCCAGTATCTGTCGTTCGGGTCGGCGTTCGTGATCAGCGGGGTGATCCTGCTGATCGCCGCATTGGGGTGGGCTTTTGCGCCGGAGACCCGTCAGATGACGTCGCAAGCACACACCCCGGCTCGTCCGCTCGGCCCGGAGGCGGGTGGAGAGCTCCCGTGA
- a CDS encoding EAL domain-containing protein encodes MNRLVTALSTSVDPASLMIRVAEQACVFMANADGAAINLLRASDNAYVTVSASGVLTSALGFVIPKDRSLQGIAAREKHPLLVDDALVDTRLSQRVRALNRQWGTRSWAVIPLIHNGAAMGSLMLAATVPGAFTATDIDPMVAVSDFVSALIASQSELSTLLTHAIVDGHDPAEAAFTARFVASVMVPEAAEAEGHRVRLDALLAQPDVLRVAFQPIVHLASHRTIAYEGLARFPASSGLAPAQWFSTARRMGRGLDLEYAALRAVLAAARGIPADSPIAVNLSPTAALEAPIQDFLLAQDRRLIIEITEHEPFPDGLAVGLTHLREHGIGLAVDDAGAGYASFTQLLRLRPDVIKIDGELIADIDKDPAKRAIATALTSLGTEMNATIVAEAVETAGQLQTLIHLGIEYGQGFHLGAPRCLEKP; translated from the coding sequence ATGAACCGGCTGGTAACCGCGCTGTCCACCTCGGTGGATCCAGCGTCACTGATGATCCGCGTCGCCGAGCAAGCGTGTGTGTTCATGGCCAATGCTGATGGTGCAGCCATCAACCTGCTTCGCGCCTCCGATAACGCCTATGTGACGGTTTCCGCCAGCGGCGTACTGACGTCGGCCTTGGGCTTCGTCATCCCGAAGGACCGCAGTTTGCAGGGCATTGCCGCGCGGGAGAAGCACCCGCTCCTGGTAGACGATGCACTGGTAGACACCCGATTGTCGCAAAGAGTCCGTGCGCTTAACCGACAATGGGGCACACGATCATGGGCGGTGATTCCGTTGATCCACAACGGTGCAGCCATGGGTTCTCTGATGCTGGCCGCGACAGTCCCGGGCGCGTTCACTGCTACAGATATCGACCCCATGGTTGCGGTCAGCGACTTTGTGTCGGCATTGATCGCCAGCCAGTCGGAACTCTCGACGCTGCTGACACACGCGATCGTCGATGGCCACGACCCTGCGGAGGCAGCCTTCACAGCTCGTTTCGTCGCATCGGTGATGGTGCCGGAGGCGGCCGAGGCCGAGGGACACCGGGTTCGACTGGACGCGCTCCTCGCGCAACCCGACGTCCTTCGCGTGGCGTTCCAGCCCATCGTGCACCTCGCGAGTCACAGGACGATCGCCTACGAAGGGTTGGCGCGCTTTCCCGCATCATCGGGACTGGCCCCGGCGCAGTGGTTCAGCACGGCGCGCCGCATGGGTCGAGGCCTCGACCTGGAATATGCCGCCCTGCGTGCCGTCTTGGCGGCCGCTCGCGGCATCCCGGCTGATTCTCCGATCGCGGTCAATTTGAGTCCGACCGCTGCACTGGAAGCGCCGATTCAGGACTTCCTGCTGGCCCAAGACCGAAGATTGATCATTGAAATCACCGAACACGAGCCGTTTCCCGATGGCCTCGCCGTGGGCCTGACGCACCTGCGCGAACATGGGATAGGCCTCGCAGTCGACGATGCGGGTGCCGGCTATGCCAGCTTCACTCAATTGCTGCGACTTCGTCCTGACGTCATCAAGATCGACGGTGAGCTCATCGCCGACATCGACAAAGATCCGGCTAAGCGGGCTATAGCCACCGCGCTCACCTCGCTTGGTACCGAGATGAACGCGACGATTGTCGCCGAAGCGGTGGAGACGGCAGGCCAGCTCCAGACCTTGATTCATCTCGGTATCGAGTACGGCCAGGGCTTTCACCTCGGTGCGCCCAGATGCCTGGAGAAACCGTGA
- a CDS encoding arylsulfatase — protein sequence MPDEESGAAAPGDGSVLPIPPKPFDGKIGDTYADSTPEKPEMLMAPEAAPNVLVVLIDDVGFGHTSTFGGPVNTPTLQRLADDGLRYNRFHTTALCSPTRAALLTGRNHHSAHTGTIMELATGYPGYDGVIGRDTATVAETLRLRGYNTAAFGKWHNTPDYELSAAGPYDRWPTRLGFEYFYGFQGGEANQWHTPMYEGTTPIEPPDEPGWHFSEAIADRCVSWIAEQQAVAPDKPFFVYWAPGATHTPHHVAPEWADRYQGKFDHGWDEQRRLTWEKQKQLGVIPADTRLTPRPDSIPAWNSASADEKRLYARMQEVYAGFLEHVDAQVGRIVDQLEVLGLRDDTMIVYIVGDNGPSAEGSLTGTLNNMKTQQGFPDSPETMLPLIDEIGSAKHENHYPVPWAWAGSSPFQWMKQVASHFGGTRNPVVISWPKRIKDTGGLRSQFHHVIDIAPTILDVAGIVAPKTVDGVEQRAIEGVSLAYTFDDADAASRRTTQYFEMMGNRALYHEGWVAGCLHGKLPWQTTGSASFDNDTWELYDIERDFSQADDLAAQHPDKLHELQDMFLVEARKYNVLPLDDRFAERADAALRPNLLAGKTSFVYLPGTVRIPEPAAPNTKNVDHTIGVELDIPDVGADGALVSCGGEAGGYTLFIHGGHLVWEHNWFNEERYRVTSDAPIPPGHHIVSAEIRVDDATTPGTGGDVTLRLGETAIGTGRFDKQVPFRFTVNETFDVGCSLITPVSSLYQSPATFTGTIKRVLIDISGAPFIDLATRAKVAMALQ from the coding sequence ATGCCAGATGAAGAATCAGGCGCCGCCGCACCCGGCGACGGCTCGGTGCTGCCGATACCCCCCAAGCCATTCGACGGCAAGATCGGCGACACCTACGCCGACTCAACTCCGGAAAAGCCCGAGATGCTCATGGCACCGGAGGCGGCCCCGAATGTGCTGGTCGTGCTGATCGACGACGTCGGGTTCGGCCACACCTCGACGTTCGGCGGCCCGGTGAATACGCCGACGCTGCAACGATTGGCTGACGATGGATTGCGGTACAACCGTTTTCACACCACCGCGCTGTGTTCGCCGACCCGCGCCGCGCTGCTGACAGGTCGCAACCACCACAGCGCGCACACCGGCACGATCATGGAATTGGCCACCGGCTATCCGGGCTACGACGGCGTCATCGGGCGCGATACCGCGACCGTGGCCGAGACACTGCGACTGCGTGGTTACAACACCGCCGCCTTCGGCAAATGGCACAACACCCCCGACTACGAGTTGTCCGCTGCCGGACCGTACGACCGGTGGCCGACCCGACTGGGGTTCGAGTACTTCTACGGCTTCCAGGGCGGCGAGGCCAATCAGTGGCACACGCCGATGTATGAGGGCACCACCCCGATCGAGCCACCCGACGAGCCCGGCTGGCACTTCTCCGAGGCGATCGCCGACCGCTGCGTGTCCTGGATCGCCGAGCAGCAGGCCGTTGCACCGGACAAGCCGTTCTTTGTGTACTGGGCGCCCGGCGCTACCCACACCCCACACCACGTGGCACCCGAATGGGCCGATCGCTACCAGGGCAAATTCGACCACGGCTGGGACGAGCAACGCCGTCTGACTTGGGAGAAGCAGAAACAGCTCGGGGTCATCCCCGCGGACACCAGGCTCACACCGCGACCGGACAGCATCCCCGCCTGGAACAGCGCCAGCGCCGACGAGAAGCGGCTCTACGCCCGCATGCAGGAGGTGTACGCCGGCTTCCTCGAACACGTCGATGCCCAGGTCGGCCGCATCGTCGATCAACTCGAGGTGCTGGGCCTGCGCGACGACACGATGATCGTCTACATCGTCGGTGACAACGGCCCCAGCGCCGAGGGCTCGCTGACCGGCACCCTGAACAACATGAAGACCCAACAGGGTTTCCCGGACAGTCCGGAGACGATGCTGCCGCTGATAGACGAGATCGGCTCGGCCAAGCACGAGAACCACTACCCGGTGCCGTGGGCGTGGGCCGGATCCTCGCCGTTTCAGTGGATGAAGCAGGTGGCATCGCATTTCGGCGGCACCCGCAATCCGGTGGTGATCTCCTGGCCCAAGAGGATCAAGGACACCGGCGGCCTGCGTTCGCAGTTCCATCACGTGATCGACATCGCCCCGACGATTCTCGACGTCGCCGGCATCGTGGCGCCGAAAACCGTGGATGGTGTCGAGCAACGGGCTATCGAAGGGGTCAGCCTGGCCTACACCTTCGATGACGCCGACGCCGCAAGCCGGCGCACCACACAGTATTTCGAGATGATGGGCAATCGGGCGCTCTACCACGAGGGCTGGGTCGCCGGCTGCCTCCATGGCAAGCTGCCTTGGCAGACAACGGGTTCGGCGTCCTTCGACAACGACACCTGGGAACTCTACGACATCGAGCGCGACTTCAGCCAGGCCGACGACCTCGCCGCGCAGCACCCGGACAAGCTGCACGAATTACAGGACATGTTCCTGGTCGAGGCCAGGAAATACAACGTCCTGCCGCTGGACGACCGGTTCGCCGAACGCGCCGACGCCGCGCTGCGCCCGAACCTGTTGGCGGGCAAGACCAGCTTTGTGTACCTGCCCGGCACGGTCCGGATACCGGAACCGGCCGCACCCAATACCAAGAACGTCGACCACACCATCGGTGTCGAACTCGACATCCCCGACGTGGGCGCCGACGGTGCGCTGGTCAGCTGTGGTGGCGAAGCCGGTGGCTACACCCTGTTCATCCACGGCGGACACCTGGTGTGGGAACACAACTGGTTCAACGAGGAGCGGTACCGGGTCACCTCCGACGCACCGATCCCACCGGGGCATCACATCGTATCGGCAGAGATCCGGGTGGACGACGCGACCACACCCGGAACGGGCGGCGACGTCACATTGCGACTGGGCGAAACAGCCATCGGTACAGGGCGTTTCGACAAGCAGGTGCCATTCCGCTTCACCGTCAATGAGACGTTCGACGTCGGCTGCAGCCTGATCACACCGGTCTCATCGCTCTACCAGTCCCCGGCCACCTTCACGGGCACCATCAAACGCGTTCTCATCGACATCAGCGGAGCACCCTTCATAGATCTGGCCACCCGGGCAAAAGTAGCCATGGCCCTGCAGTAG
- a CDS encoding arylsulfatase, whose translation MALTEYPSGTTFPGRIGRTIGESDPAWPTPNRSQPGAANVVFIVLDDTGYGQFGCYGSPINTPNLDRLATNGLLYTNMHTTALCSPSRSCMLTGRNHHSNAMACITEGSTGFPGSNGAIPFENGLLSEMLLQHGYATYCIGKWHLTPAEQISAAGPYDRWPLGRGFERYYGFLGGDTHQYYPDLVFDNHQVDPPKTPEEGYHLSEDLADRAINFIADLKQVAPDKPFFLYFATGANHAPHQAPPEWVAKYRGKFDDGWDAYREKVFARQKELGIFADDVELSRHDPDVARWDDLSADEQRLYARMMEVFAGYFEHVDHQIGRLIDYLESTRQLDNTLVMLVSDNGASAEGGPHGSVNENKFFNNVPDDLQQNLDAIDDLGGPKYFNHYSWGWTFAGNTPFRRWKRETYRGGVADGFLVHWPAGIKAKGELRQQYCHVIDMVPTVLDALGIDPPAAIRGVSQSAIEGVSLAHTFDDAQAPSKRHTQYFEMFAHRSIYHDGWRAVCPFPGASFAEAGAGFGAVELTEDKLRELDATGWELYHVDVDPTETKNLAESERPRLVEMIALWYTEAGKYHVLPLDSRGTMRFADPRPQISAERESYVYFPGTQAVPENTAVKVLNRAHSITAEAELAENDNGVIVCQGSNIGGYTMFVQDGLLHYVHNYVGAQELHVVSNAAVAPGRHTLRYEFVPTGPPDLLAGRGTPGHARLLVDDDVVGEADFPVTVPLSLGIGGGLAVGRNPGSPITTMYASPFAFTGTIDKVTISTSPAEHHDHEEAARAEARVAMARQ comes from the coding sequence ATGGCACTGACCGAATACCCATCAGGTACAACCTTTCCCGGCCGAATCGGTCGGACGATCGGTGAATCCGACCCCGCCTGGCCGACGCCGAACCGTTCCCAGCCGGGGGCCGCGAACGTCGTCTTCATCGTGCTCGACGACACCGGCTATGGACAGTTCGGTTGCTACGGCTCGCCGATCAATACACCGAACCTGGACCGATTGGCGACCAACGGTTTGCTCTACACCAACATGCACACCACGGCGCTCTGCTCACCATCCCGATCGTGCATGCTGACGGGCCGCAACCATCACTCCAACGCGATGGCCTGCATTACGGAGGGGTCTACGGGCTTCCCCGGCTCCAACGGTGCGATCCCGTTCGAGAACGGCCTCCTCTCCGAGATGCTTCTGCAGCATGGCTATGCCACCTACTGCATCGGCAAGTGGCATTTGACCCCGGCCGAACAAATCAGCGCTGCCGGGCCGTATGACCGCTGGCCGCTGGGGCGTGGGTTCGAGCGCTACTACGGCTTCCTGGGCGGCGACACCCATCAGTACTATCCCGATCTGGTGTTCGACAATCATCAGGTCGATCCGCCGAAGACGCCTGAAGAGGGGTACCACCTCAGCGAGGACCTCGCGGATCGGGCGATCAACTTCATCGCCGATCTGAAGCAGGTGGCGCCCGACAAGCCGTTCTTCCTGTACTTCGCCACGGGCGCGAACCATGCCCCGCATCAGGCTCCGCCGGAGTGGGTGGCGAAGTATCGCGGAAAGTTCGACGACGGTTGGGACGCATACCGGGAGAAGGTCTTCGCCCGGCAAAAGGAACTGGGGATCTTCGCCGACGACGTGGAGCTATCGCGCCACGATCCCGACGTTGCGCGGTGGGACGACCTGAGTGCCGACGAACAACGCTTGTATGCGCGGATGATGGAAGTGTTCGCGGGGTATTTCGAGCACGTCGACCATCAGATCGGCCGATTGATCGACTATCTGGAGAGCACCCGGCAGCTGGACAACACGTTGGTGATGCTGGTCTCCGACAACGGCGCGAGCGCCGAGGGTGGTCCACACGGGTCGGTCAACGAGAACAAGTTCTTCAACAACGTGCCCGATGACCTGCAGCAGAATCTCGACGCGATCGATGACCTCGGCGGGCCGAAGTACTTCAATCACTACTCGTGGGGCTGGACGTTCGCCGGCAACACCCCGTTCCGGCGGTGGAAGCGCGAAACCTATCGCGGCGGCGTCGCCGACGGCTTCCTCGTACACTGGCCGGCCGGAATCAAGGCCAAAGGCGAACTACGTCAACAATATTGCCATGTCATCGACATGGTGCCCACGGTGCTCGATGCTCTCGGCATCGATCCTCCAGCGGCAATTCGAGGCGTATCGCAATCAGCCATCGAAGGGGTCAGCCTGGCACACACATTCGACGACGCCCAAGCTCCGTCCAAGCGTCACACGCAGTACTTCGAGATGTTCGCGCACCGTTCGATCTATCACGACGGCTGGCGGGCGGTCTGCCCGTTTCCCGGAGCGTCCTTTGCGGAGGCGGGGGCCGGATTCGGTGCGGTCGAGCTGACCGAGGACAAGCTGCGCGAGCTCGACGCCACCGGCTGGGAGCTCTACCACGTCGACGTCGATCCCACCGAAACCAAGAATTTGGCCGAATCTGAACGTCCGCGGTTGGTCGAGATGATCGCACTCTGGTACACCGAGGCGGGCAAATACCACGTTCTGCCGCTCGACAGCAGAGGCACAATGCGCTTCGCCGATCCGCGACCGCAGATCAGTGCCGAGCGCGAATCCTACGTGTATTTCCCCGGCACACAGGCGGTCCCGGAGAACACCGCGGTCAAGGTACTCAACCGCGCGCACTCCATCACCGCCGAGGCCGAGCTGGCCGAGAACGACAACGGTGTCATCGTCTGTCAGGGAAGCAACATCGGCGGATACACCATGTTCGTTCAGGATGGGCTGCTGCACTACGTGCACAACTACGTCGGCGCACAAGAACTCCACGTGGTGTCGAATGCGGCGGTCGCACCCGGTCGGCACACGCTGCGTTACGAGTTCGTGCCCACGGGACCGCCAGATCTGTTGGCTGGCAGGGGTACTCCCGGTCATGCCCGCCTGCTCGTCGATGACGACGTGGTCGGTGAGGCCGACTTCCCGGTGACCGTTCCGCTGTCTTTGGGGATAGGCGGCGGCCTCGCCGTGGGCCGAAATCCGGGTTCGCCGATCACCACGATGTACGCATCGCCGTTCGCCTTCACCGGCACGATCGACAAGGTCACTATCAGTACCTCGCCTGCGGAACATCACGACCACGAGGAGGCCGCCAGAGCCGAAGCGCGCGTCGCCATGGCGCGTCAGTAG
- a CDS encoding GAF and ANTAR domain-containing protein: MTEAPRETRVLEAVVSLVDSLLDDFDLVENLTDLTHRCAALLDVDAAGLLLADPHRRLHLMAATSEQSSDLELFQLQAEEGPCLDCFAGGRPVSVPDLPLQADRWPRFVPAATEAGFASVHAVPMRAAGTVLGALGLFGADTGDLNEADLLVAQTLAHVACVAILQDHAPTPATVVPRLQTALTSRVVVEQAKGFLAERLHVSVENAFGLLRGYAQTHHVHLTAVARDVISDPDARETILSTIGASTAPSA; this comes from the coding sequence ATGACCGAGGCACCGCGGGAGACCCGGGTACTGGAAGCAGTGGTGTCGTTGGTGGACAGCCTGCTCGATGATTTCGACCTGGTCGAGAACTTGACCGACCTCACCCACCGTTGCGCGGCGCTTCTCGACGTGGATGCGGCCGGTCTGCTGCTCGCCGACCCGCACCGGCGGTTGCACCTGATGGCCGCCACCTCAGAGCAGTCCAGCGATCTGGAGCTGTTTCAACTGCAGGCCGAGGAAGGTCCTTGCCTGGACTGCTTTGCCGGCGGACGACCTGTTTCGGTCCCGGATCTTCCTCTCCAGGCGGACAGGTGGCCGCGGTTCGTGCCGGCAGCCACCGAGGCCGGATTCGCGTCGGTCCATGCCGTGCCGATGCGCGCGGCGGGCACGGTGTTGGGCGCGCTCGGCTTGTTCGGCGCCGACACCGGCGACCTCAACGAAGCCGACCTGCTGGTGGCCCAGACGCTGGCCCACGTCGCGTGCGTGGCGATTCTGCAAGATCACGCACCCACGCCGGCGACCGTGGTGCCGCGCTTGCAGACCGCGTTGACCAGTCGCGTCGTGGTGGAGCAGGCCAAGGGTTTCCTGGCCGAGCGGCTGCACGTCTCGGTCGAGAACGCGTTCGGCCTGCTGCGCGGCTACGCACAGACCCACCACGTTCACCTGACCGCGGTGGCCCGCGATGTGATCAGCGACCCCGACGCCCGCGAGACCATCCTGTCCACGATCGGTGCCTCAACCGCGCCGTCGGCCTGA